From the genome of Mustela lutreola isolate mMusLut2 chromosome 16, mMusLut2.pri, whole genome shotgun sequence, one region includes:
- the SYNGR4 gene encoding synaptogyrin-4 isoform X1: MHIPESLQDLADSEAVQFLKRPKTITRIIAGVFSLIVFSSLLTDGYQNKTESSTLHCVLNSNNVACSFAVGAGLLAFLSCLTFLALDAHESRGGSARFKTAFQLLDFILAGPGAPSSWSDLNCPHLLFPICRIPASQAGKALKVLWTGIWFVGFCFLANQWQHSSPKGFLLGRSSAKAAITFAFFSILIWIFQAYLALQDLRNDTAVPYKRSLDEGGVVLTTLSPPSAASPVNTPTAGPNNLSYASSALSPYLTTPKAPRLAMMTDN; encoded by the exons ATGCACATCCCTGAAAGCCTCCAGGACCTGGCTGACAGTGAAGCCGTGCAGTTTCTAAAGAGGCCCAAGACGATCACCCGGATCATTGCAGGG GTCTTCTCCCTCATCGTCTTCTCCTCCCTGCTGACCGACGGCTACCAGAACAAGACCGAGTCTTCGACGCTCCACTGCGTCCTGAACAGCAACAACGTGGCCTGCAGCTTCGCCGTGGGAGCCGGCCTCCTGGCCTTCCTCAGCTGCCTGACCTTCCTCGCCCTGGACGCCCACGAGAGCCGTGGCGGCAGCGCCCGCTTCAAGACGGCGTTCCAGCTGCTGGACTTCATCCTGGCTG GCCCTGGGGCTCCCTCTTCTTGGTCTGATCTCAACTGTCCCCACCTCCTCTTCCCCATCTGCAGGATCCCAGCATCTCAGGCTGGGAAGGCCCTCAAAG TCCTGTGGACAGGCATCTGGTTCGTGGGTTTCTGCTTCCTGGCTAACCAGTGGCAGCATTCTTCACCCAAAGGGTTCCTCCTGGGAAGAAGCAGCGCCAAGGCCGCCATCACCTTCGCTTTCTTCTCCATCCTCATCTGG ATATTCCAGGCCTACCTGGCCCTCCAGGACCTCCGGAATGACACTGCAGTCCCTTACAAGCGCTCCCTGGATGAGGGTGGTGTGGTGCTGACCACCCTCTCCCCGCCCTCAGCTGCCAGCCCTGTTAACACGCCCACAGCTGGCCCCAACAACCTGAGTTATGCCAGTTCTGCCCTGTCCCCCTATCTAACCACCCCAAAGGCCCCCCGCCTTGCTATGATGACCGACAACTGA
- the KDELR1 gene encoding ER lumen protein-retaining receptor 1: MNLFRFLGDLSHLLAIILLLLKIWKSRSCAGISGKSQVLFAVVFTARYLDLFTNYISLYNTCMKVVYIACSFTTVWMIYSKFKATYDGNHDTFRVEFLVVPTAILAFLVNHDFTPLEILWTFSIYLESVAILPQLFMVSKTGEAETITSHYLFALGVYRTLYLFNWIWRYHFEGFFDLIAIVAGLVQTVLYCDFFYLYITKVLKGKKLSLPA, encoded by the exons ATGAATCTCTTCCGATTCCTGGGAGACCTCTCCCACCTCTTAGCCATCATCTTGCTACTGCTCAAAATCTGGAAGTCCCGCTCTTGTGCCG GGATTTCAGGGAAGAGCCAGGTCCTGTTTGCTGTGGTGTTCACTGCCCGATACCTGGACCTCTTCACCAACTACATCTCACTATACAACACGTGCATGAAG GTGGTCTACATTGCCTGTTCCTTCACCACAGTCTGGATGATTTACAGCAAGTTCAAAGCCACTTATGATGGGAATCACGACACATTCCGGGTGGAGTTCCTTGTTGTTCCCACGGCCATCCTGGCGTTCCTGGTCAACCATGACTTCACCCCTCTAGAG ATCCTCTGGACCTTCTCCATCTACCTGGAGTCGGTAGCCATCCTGCCCCAGCTGTTCATGGTGAGCAAGACGGGGGAGGCCGAGACCATCACCAGCCACTACTTGTTCGCGCTGGGCGTCTACCGCACGCTCTATCTCTTCAACTGGATCTGGCGTTACCACTTCGAGGGCTTCTTCGACCTCATCGCCATTGTGGCGGGCCTAGTCCAGACTGTCCTCTACTGCGATTTCTTCTACCTCTACATCACCAAAG TCCTGAAGGGGAAGAAGCTGAGTTTGCCGGCGTAG
- the SYNGR4 gene encoding synaptogyrin-4 isoform X2, producing MHIPESLQDLADSEAVQFLKRPKTITRIIAGVFSLIVFSSLLTDGYQNKTESSTLHCVLNSNNVACSFAVGAGLLAFLSCLTFLALDAHESRGGSARFKTAFQLLDFILAVLWTGIWFVGFCFLANQWQHSSPKGFLLGRSSAKAAITFAFFSILIWIFQAYLALQDLRNDTAVPYKRSLDEGGVVLTTLSPPSAASPVNTPTAGPNNLSYASSALSPYLTTPKAPRLAMMTDN from the exons ATGCACATCCCTGAAAGCCTCCAGGACCTGGCTGACAGTGAAGCCGTGCAGTTTCTAAAGAGGCCCAAGACGATCACCCGGATCATTGCAGGG GTCTTCTCCCTCATCGTCTTCTCCTCCCTGCTGACCGACGGCTACCAGAACAAGACCGAGTCTTCGACGCTCCACTGCGTCCTGAACAGCAACAACGTGGCCTGCAGCTTCGCCGTGGGAGCCGGCCTCCTGGCCTTCCTCAGCTGCCTGACCTTCCTCGCCCTGGACGCCCACGAGAGCCGTGGCGGCAGCGCCCGCTTCAAGACGGCGTTCCAGCTGCTGGACTTCATCCTGGCTG TCCTGTGGACAGGCATCTGGTTCGTGGGTTTCTGCTTCCTGGCTAACCAGTGGCAGCATTCTTCACCCAAAGGGTTCCTCCTGGGAAGAAGCAGCGCCAAGGCCGCCATCACCTTCGCTTTCTTCTCCATCCTCATCTGG ATATTCCAGGCCTACCTGGCCCTCCAGGACCTCCGGAATGACACTGCAGTCCCTTACAAGCGCTCCCTGGATGAGGGTGGTGTGGTGCTGACCACCCTCTCCCCGCCCTCAGCTGCCAGCCCTGTTAACACGCCCACAGCTGGCCCCAACAACCTGAGTTATGCCAGTTCTGCCCTGTCCCCCTATCTAACCACCCCAAAGGCCCCCCGCCTTGCTATGATGACCGACAACTGA